A genomic window from Lycium barbarum isolate Lr01 chromosome 4, ASM1917538v2, whole genome shotgun sequence includes:
- the LOC132635981 gene encoding F-box/LRR-repeat protein 15 isoform X1: MRIWCCLCFGEEEEDSKGYRSIMKDPILGSNGEELPDDNPPAFDWNVSVERNNEEIDFDVNWLSSSEMEVRNNNNNNNERMLNVNLNLGLSGGEASSSSSKVQREDCDRDTYSKRPKVNSFSLDWDNHLLQETSYLCPMNQGGRDVSLSNLLGTIDDEGEDNGISNMEDLGVRMDLTDDLLHMVFSFLDHIDLCRAASVCSQWRAASSHEDFWRYLNFENKQISSDQFEDMCRRYPNATTINLYGTPNIHPLAMTAVSSLRNLDALTLGRGQLGETFFQALTDCNVLKSLTINDATLGNGIQEIPIYHDNLRLLQLVKCRVLRVSIRCPQLETLSLKRSSMPHAVLNCPLLHDLDIASCHKLSDAAIRSAATACPLLESLDMSNCSCVSDETLRDIAQTCGNLRVLDASYCPNISLESVRLVMLTVLKLHSCEGITSASMAAVAHSYMLEVLELDNCSLLTSVSLDLPRLRNIRLVHCRKFIDLNLHSGMLSSITVSNCPLLQRINITSSALKKLVLQKQESLTTIALQCPNLLEVDLTECESLTNSICEVFSDGGGCPVLKSLVLDNCESLTAMAFCSTSLVSLSLAGCRALISLELRCPYLEQVSLDGCDHLERASFCPVGLRSLNLGICPKMNVLHIEAPQMASLELKGCGVLSEASINCPLLTSFDASFCSHLKDDCLSATTSSCPLIESLVLMSCPSVGCDGLLSLQTLQNLTYLDLSYTFLVNLQPVYESCLRLKVLKLQACKYLTDTSLEPLYKENALPALCELDLSYGTLCQSAIEELLACCTHLTHVSLNGCINMHDLIWGFTGDQLSHIPSVSIAPHGSSLEQHLPNELPKRLLESLNCVGCPNIKKVVIPLAQGFLLSSLNLSLSANLKEVDIACYNLCVLNLSNCCSLESLQLECPRLSSLFLQSCNIDEEAVEAAVSRCTMLETLDVRFCPKICPLSMTKLRVACPSLKRIFSSLVPS, encoded by the exons ATGAGGATTTGGTGTTGTTTATGttttggagaagaagaagaagatagtaAGGGTTACAGGAGTATTATGAAGGACCCGATTTTGGGGAGTAACGGCGAGGAATTGCCGGATGACAATCCTCCGGCATTTGACTGGAATGTTAGTGTTGAGAGGAATAATGaggagattgattttgatgtGAACTGGTTATCTAGTAGTGAAATGGAGGtgaggaataataataataataataatgagagAATGTTGAATGTTAATTTGAATTTGGGGTTGAGTGGCGGAGAGGCTTCGTCGTCGTCCTCAAAAGTGCAAAGAGAGGATTGTGATCGTGATACGTATAGTAAAAGGCCCAAAGTTAACTCCTTTTCGCT GGATTGGGACAACCACTTGTTGCAGGAAACTAGTTACCTTTGTCCAATGAACCAGGGCGGTCGAGATGTGAGTTTGTCAAACTTACTTGGTACAATAGATGATGAGGGGGAAGATAATGGCATCTCAAACATGGAGGATTTAGGTGTCCGGATGGATCTTACTGATGATTTGTTGCATATG GTATTCTCTTTTTTGGACCATATTGATCTTTGTCGAGCTGCAAGTGTTTGTAGCCAGTGGAGAGCAGCTAGCTCTCACGAAGATTTTTGGCGGTATCTGAATTTTGAGAACAAGCAGATTTCCTCAGATCAAT TTGAGGACATGTGTCGGCGATATCCAAATGCAACAACAATCAATTTATATGGAACTCCTAATATTCATCCACTGGCAATGACAGCTGTTTCTTCATTAAG AAATCTTGATGCTCTAACGTTGGGCAGAGGTCAGTTGGGGGAAACATTTTTCCAAGCCTTAACAGATTGCAATGTATTGAAGAGCTTGACCATTAATGATGCCACTCTTGGAAATGGTATTCAGGAGATACCAATTTATCATGATAACTTGCGTCTTCTGCAGCTCGTGAAGTGCCGTGTGCTTCGGGTTTCTATCAG ATGTCCGCAGCTTGAAACGTTGTCACTTAAGCGTAGTAGCATGCCACATGCGGTGCTTAATTGCCCTCTTTTACATGACCTTGATATAGCTTCATGTCACAAACTTTCCGACGCTGCTATTCGTTCAGCAGCCACAGCATGCCCTCTTTTAGAGTCTTTGGATATGTCAAATTGTTCATGTGTCAGTGATGAAACACTGCGAGATATAGCTCAAACTTGTGGAAATCTTCGAGTTCTGGATGCTTCATACTGCCCAAACATTTCTCTTGAG TCTGTGAGGCTGGTTATGCTAACTGTTCTGAAGCTTCATAGTTGTGAGGGCATAACATCAGCTTCCATGGCTGCCGTAGCCCATAGCTATATGTTAGAG GTTCTGGAGCTTGATAATTGCAGTTTATTGACATCAGTGTCATTGGATCTTCCTCGCCTTCGGAACATTAGACTAGTACATTGTCGCAA GTTTATTGACCTCAACTTGCACAGTGGAATGTTATCATCAATTACTGTTTCTAATTGCCCACTGCTGCAACGAATCAATATAACTTCAAGTGCACTCAAA AAATTAGTTTTGCAGAAGCAAGAAAGCTTGACAACAATTGCATTACAGTGTCCGAATTTGCTAGAAGTAGACCTTACTGAGTGTGAATCGCTCACCAATTCTATCTGTGAAGTTTTCAGCGATGGGGGTGGCTGTCCCGTGCTTAAATCCTTAGTTCTGGATAACTGCGAG AGCTTGACAGCTATGGCTTTCTGCAGCACTTCTTTGGTTTCTCTTTCACTTGCTGGTTGCCGTGCTTTGATTTCTCTTGAACTCAGGTGCCCATATCTTGAGCAAGTCTCTTTAGATGGTTGTGATCATCTTGAAAGAGCATCATTTTGTCCT GTTGGTCTTAGGTCACTTAATCTTGGTATATGCCCCAAAATGAATGTGCTTCATATTGAAGCTCCACAAATGGCTTCACTTGAGCTGAAGGGCTGTGGTGTGCTATCTGAAGCATCTATTAATTGCCCCCTCTTAACCTCTTTTGATGCTTCATTCTGCAG CCACCTCAAGGATGACTGTTTATCTGCCACGACTTCATCATGCCCCCTCATTGAGTCATTAGTATTAATGTCATGTCCATCTGTTGGCTGTGATGGGCTCCTCTCGTTGCAGACTCTTCAAAACTTGACCTACCTAGACCTATCCTATACGTTTTTGGTTAACTTGCAACCTGTTTATGAATCATGCTTGCGGTTAAAG GTCCTAAAGTTGCAAGCATGCAAGTATCTGACTGATACATCTTTGGAACCTCTCTATAAAGAAAATGCTCTCCCAGCGCTTTGTGAGTTGGATTTGTCGTATGGGACTCTATGCCAATCAGCCATTGAGGAATTGCTTGCCTGCTGCACGCATCTTACTCATGTCAGCTTGAATGGATGCATTAATATGCATGATTTAATTTGGGGATTTACTGGTGACCAACTGTCGCATATACCCAGTGTTAGTATAGCACCTCATGGATCTTCCTTGGAACAACATTTGCCAAATGAACTACCAAAGCGTCTGCTAGAGAGCCTAAACTGTGTAGGTTGCCCAAATATAAAAAAGGTGGTTATTCCACTGGCACAAGGTTTCCTTTTGTCATCATTAAACCTTTCCCTGTCTGCGAATCTGAAGGAGGTTGATATAGCTTGTTACAACTTGTGCGTTCTCAATTTGAG CAATTGTTGTTCATTGGAATCATTGCAACTGGAATGTCCAAGATTGAGTAGCCTCTTTCTTCAG TCCTGCAACATTGACGAGGAAGCTGTTGAAGCTGCCGTATCACGATGTACTATGCTTGAGACGCTTGACGTGCGCTTTTGTCCCAAG ATT
- the LOC132635981 gene encoding F-box/LRR-repeat protein 15 isoform X2: MNQGGRDVSLSNLLGTIDDEGEDNGISNMEDLGVRMDLTDDLLHMVFSFLDHIDLCRAASVCSQWRAASSHEDFWRYLNFENKQISSDQFEDMCRRYPNATTINLYGTPNIHPLAMTAVSSLRNLDALTLGRGQLGETFFQALTDCNVLKSLTINDATLGNGIQEIPIYHDNLRLLQLVKCRVLRVSIRCPQLETLSLKRSSMPHAVLNCPLLHDLDIASCHKLSDAAIRSAATACPLLESLDMSNCSCVSDETLRDIAQTCGNLRVLDASYCPNISLESVRLVMLTVLKLHSCEGITSASMAAVAHSYMLEVLELDNCSLLTSVSLDLPRLRNIRLVHCRKFIDLNLHSGMLSSITVSNCPLLQRINITSSALKKLVLQKQESLTTIALQCPNLLEVDLTECESLTNSICEVFSDGGGCPVLKSLVLDNCESLTAMAFCSTSLVSLSLAGCRALISLELRCPYLEQVSLDGCDHLERASFCPVGLRSLNLGICPKMNVLHIEAPQMASLELKGCGVLSEASINCPLLTSFDASFCSHLKDDCLSATTSSCPLIESLVLMSCPSVGCDGLLSLQTLQNLTYLDLSYTFLVNLQPVYESCLRLKVLKLQACKYLTDTSLEPLYKENALPALCELDLSYGTLCQSAIEELLACCTHLTHVSLNGCINMHDLIWGFTGDQLSHIPSVSIAPHGSSLEQHLPNELPKRLLESLNCVGCPNIKKVVIPLAQGFLLSSLNLSLSANLKEVDIACYNLCVLNLSNCCSLESLQLECPRLSSLFLQSCNIDEEAVEAAVSRCTMLETLDVRFCPKICPLSMTKLRVACPSLKRIFSSLVPS, from the exons ATGAACCAGGGCGGTCGAGATGTGAGTTTGTCAAACTTACTTGGTACAATAGATGATGAGGGGGAAGATAATGGCATCTCAAACATGGAGGATTTAGGTGTCCGGATGGATCTTACTGATGATTTGTTGCATATG GTATTCTCTTTTTTGGACCATATTGATCTTTGTCGAGCTGCAAGTGTTTGTAGCCAGTGGAGAGCAGCTAGCTCTCACGAAGATTTTTGGCGGTATCTGAATTTTGAGAACAAGCAGATTTCCTCAGATCAAT TTGAGGACATGTGTCGGCGATATCCAAATGCAACAACAATCAATTTATATGGAACTCCTAATATTCATCCACTGGCAATGACAGCTGTTTCTTCATTAAG AAATCTTGATGCTCTAACGTTGGGCAGAGGTCAGTTGGGGGAAACATTTTTCCAAGCCTTAACAGATTGCAATGTATTGAAGAGCTTGACCATTAATGATGCCACTCTTGGAAATGGTATTCAGGAGATACCAATTTATCATGATAACTTGCGTCTTCTGCAGCTCGTGAAGTGCCGTGTGCTTCGGGTTTCTATCAG ATGTCCGCAGCTTGAAACGTTGTCACTTAAGCGTAGTAGCATGCCACATGCGGTGCTTAATTGCCCTCTTTTACATGACCTTGATATAGCTTCATGTCACAAACTTTCCGACGCTGCTATTCGTTCAGCAGCCACAGCATGCCCTCTTTTAGAGTCTTTGGATATGTCAAATTGTTCATGTGTCAGTGATGAAACACTGCGAGATATAGCTCAAACTTGTGGAAATCTTCGAGTTCTGGATGCTTCATACTGCCCAAACATTTCTCTTGAG TCTGTGAGGCTGGTTATGCTAACTGTTCTGAAGCTTCATAGTTGTGAGGGCATAACATCAGCTTCCATGGCTGCCGTAGCCCATAGCTATATGTTAGAG GTTCTGGAGCTTGATAATTGCAGTTTATTGACATCAGTGTCATTGGATCTTCCTCGCCTTCGGAACATTAGACTAGTACATTGTCGCAA GTTTATTGACCTCAACTTGCACAGTGGAATGTTATCATCAATTACTGTTTCTAATTGCCCACTGCTGCAACGAATCAATATAACTTCAAGTGCACTCAAA AAATTAGTTTTGCAGAAGCAAGAAAGCTTGACAACAATTGCATTACAGTGTCCGAATTTGCTAGAAGTAGACCTTACTGAGTGTGAATCGCTCACCAATTCTATCTGTGAAGTTTTCAGCGATGGGGGTGGCTGTCCCGTGCTTAAATCCTTAGTTCTGGATAACTGCGAG AGCTTGACAGCTATGGCTTTCTGCAGCACTTCTTTGGTTTCTCTTTCACTTGCTGGTTGCCGTGCTTTGATTTCTCTTGAACTCAGGTGCCCATATCTTGAGCAAGTCTCTTTAGATGGTTGTGATCATCTTGAAAGAGCATCATTTTGTCCT GTTGGTCTTAGGTCACTTAATCTTGGTATATGCCCCAAAATGAATGTGCTTCATATTGAAGCTCCACAAATGGCTTCACTTGAGCTGAAGGGCTGTGGTGTGCTATCTGAAGCATCTATTAATTGCCCCCTCTTAACCTCTTTTGATGCTTCATTCTGCAG CCACCTCAAGGATGACTGTTTATCTGCCACGACTTCATCATGCCCCCTCATTGAGTCATTAGTATTAATGTCATGTCCATCTGTTGGCTGTGATGGGCTCCTCTCGTTGCAGACTCTTCAAAACTTGACCTACCTAGACCTATCCTATACGTTTTTGGTTAACTTGCAACCTGTTTATGAATCATGCTTGCGGTTAAAG GTCCTAAAGTTGCAAGCATGCAAGTATCTGACTGATACATCTTTGGAACCTCTCTATAAAGAAAATGCTCTCCCAGCGCTTTGTGAGTTGGATTTGTCGTATGGGACTCTATGCCAATCAGCCATTGAGGAATTGCTTGCCTGCTGCACGCATCTTACTCATGTCAGCTTGAATGGATGCATTAATATGCATGATTTAATTTGGGGATTTACTGGTGACCAACTGTCGCATATACCCAGTGTTAGTATAGCACCTCATGGATCTTCCTTGGAACAACATTTGCCAAATGAACTACCAAAGCGTCTGCTAGAGAGCCTAAACTGTGTAGGTTGCCCAAATATAAAAAAGGTGGTTATTCCACTGGCACAAGGTTTCCTTTTGTCATCATTAAACCTTTCCCTGTCTGCGAATCTGAAGGAGGTTGATATAGCTTGTTACAACTTGTGCGTTCTCAATTTGAG CAATTGTTGTTCATTGGAATCATTGCAACTGGAATGTCCAAGATTGAGTAGCCTCTTTCTTCAG TCCTGCAACATTGACGAGGAAGCTGTTGAAGCTGCCGTATCACGATGTACTATGCTTGAGACGCTTGACGTGCGCTTTTGTCCCAAG ATT